Proteins found in one Corynebacterium canis genomic segment:
- a CDS encoding saccharopine dehydrogenase NADP-binding domain-containing protein: MNAAQQRSILVIGGTGITGRKVERYLGQYLQQPARIDVSSRHASKLANHRILNPEDRAASVATISDYDLAIICAGPFEKLGASIHELCVEAGTNCLDVNDSIDAARVIAELHESAMAKNVRVITGCGLNPGISTAMLCRWREYNIVDVVERLRSEAGEAGATAMHSLLLTLANGHRYLAHGAELHSSQPDIEAGAAGYESPDIDGARRIWPGVQGFQYRVQFAGLPENSVRTLSSRKIYKRPLVQVGLSKLLAKLARTRASKTTVPSASVFEIVARDSGGGTYRQLLRGAGSYELTAFAAAQCAVWMLRNERELQGGVHSIDRVEGLDDYLLTQLQQCALATIEETRK, encoded by the coding sequence TTGAATGCAGCACAGCAACGCAGCATATTGGTGATCGGTGGAACCGGCATCACTGGAAGAAAAGTCGAACGATACCTTGGACAGTATCTTCAGCAACCGGCACGAATCGACGTGTCATCGCGGCACGCCAGTAAACTGGCCAATCACCGGATTCTCAATCCAGAAGACCGTGCAGCAAGCGTGGCAACCATTTCTGACTATGATTTGGCTATCATATGTGCTGGTCCCTTTGAAAAACTGGGTGCGTCAATCCATGAACTGTGTGTTGAAGCCGGAACAAACTGCCTTGATGTAAATGATTCCATCGATGCGGCGCGGGTTATTGCAGAGCTTCACGAGTCCGCGATGGCGAAAAATGTACGTGTCATAACCGGTTGTGGTCTGAATCCTGGAATTTCGACCGCAATGCTGTGCCGCTGGCGGGAATATAACATCGTTGATGTCGTAGAACGCTTGCGTAGTGAAGCTGGGGAAGCTGGCGCAACAGCGATGCATTCCCTGCTGCTGACGCTTGCCAATGGGCACCGCTATCTAGCTCACGGTGCGGAACTCCACAGCTCGCAACCGGATATTGAAGCTGGAGCAGCCGGTTACGAAAGCCCCGATATTGATGGTGCTCGACGAATATGGCCAGGCGTACAGGGCTTTCAATACCGTGTGCAGTTTGCGGGTCTACCCGAAAATAGTGTGCGTACCCTGAGCTCCCGAAAGATTTATAAACGACCTCTGGTGCAGGTAGGTCTTTCCAAGCTGCTCGCTAAGCTGGCGCGAACTCGAGCCTCGAAAACGACCGTACCCTCGGCCTCAGTGTTTGAAATCGTGGCTCGCGATAGCGGTGGGGGTACGTACCGTCAATTGCTTCGCGGTGCGGGTTCGTACGAATTGACCGCATTTGCAGCTGCCCAATGCGCCGTGTGGATGTTGCGCAATGAAAGGGAGTTACAAGGCGGGGTGCACAGTATCGATCGTGTCGAAGGTTTGGATGACTATTTACTTACTCAGCTGCAGCAATGTGCACTGGCAACTATTGAAGAAACACGGAAGTGA
- a CDS encoding ATP-binding cassette domain-containing protein, with translation MTIPVLVRDLHKTYKAASKNVPAKHVLRGLSFQIDRSGVFTFLGHNGAGKTTLIKILSTLLSGDSGEAIICGFDVAKQPAKVREIIALTGQYAAVDEQLTGRENIEFFGRLRGLRKKDAAARATELLGSFELAHAGDQPVSSYSGGMRRRLDISVSLVTPPKVLFLDEPSTGLDPVSRNELWALIRRLTETGMTIILTTQYLEEADALSDRIFVLKDGVVALEGTPTELRHQLGESVLRLRFDGDQAALAACDYLRALGVDVGISSDNPSILVVYSRELMAPEVILSRLAEADQRPAEFSLAAPTLDEVFIQLNRVEEEQ, from the coding sequence ATGACAATTCCAGTATTAGTAAGGGATTTGCATAAAACCTATAAAGCGGCATCGAAAAATGTCCCGGCCAAACATGTGTTGCGTGGTTTGTCTTTTCAGATCGATCGTTCCGGAGTGTTTACCTTTTTGGGGCACAATGGAGCGGGGAAAACCACGCTGATAAAGATCCTTTCCACATTGCTTTCCGGTGATAGTGGGGAAGCGATTATTTGCGGATTCGATGTGGCCAAGCAACCGGCAAAAGTGCGCGAAATCATCGCTTTGACTGGCCAATACGCCGCCGTTGATGAACAGCTTACCGGCCGCGAGAACATTGAGTTCTTTGGTAGGTTGCGGGGATTGCGAAAAAAGGACGCGGCAGCTCGCGCAACGGAACTTTTAGGGTCCTTTGAGTTGGCGCACGCTGGGGATCAACCCGTCAGCTCTTATTCCGGCGGTATGCGACGCCGGCTTGATATCTCCGTTTCCCTAGTTACGCCGCCCAAAGTGTTGTTTTTGGATGAGCCGAGTACTGGGCTTGACCCAGTCAGCCGGAACGAATTGTGGGCATTGATTCGGCGGTTGACGGAAACCGGAATGACGATCATTTTGACCACTCAATACCTTGAGGAAGCCGACGCGCTTTCTGACCGTATTTTTGTACTCAAAGATGGTGTTGTGGCGCTTGAGGGAACTCCTACCGAGCTCCGGCACCAACTCGGGGAATCCGTGTTGCGGCTGCGTTTCGATGGTGACCAGGCGGCGTTAGCTGCATGCGACTACCTGCGCGCGCTGGGCGTGGATGTTGGAATTTCATCGGATAATCCGAGCATCTTGGTGGTTTACTCCCGCGAATTGATGGCACCGGAGGTTATCCTTTCGCGCCTAGCGGAAGCGGATCAAAGGCCAGCAGAGTTTTCGCTGGCGGCCCCCACCCTTGATGAGGTGTTTATCCAGCTCAATCGGGTGGAGGAAGAACAATGA
- a CDS encoding ABC transporter permease: MTQSPAIAAEIAVHYRRGLTLLSRNKASLVSAFVVPTFFFLCLYGVFHHAADQAGMDYTAVVLGGCLFQGAMFSAAASAMVVARDIDDGFVMRVAATSRSLVPYAVGRLLVDCTRALASSVVLILIAMLLDYRPTVAEFAVAIGVTLLVSLVLALLADSIVFVSKRPVAVASGIQSFEMLALLYSTAFVPADALSGTTKTLVTYSPVSPLVELIRYEDMGSGRVWTAIAYASVALLVGTVVLIQGTKKKEW, translated from the coding sequence ATGACGCAATCACCAGCTATCGCGGCGGAGATTGCTGTTCATTACCGCCGAGGGTTGACGCTGTTGAGCCGGAACAAGGCGTCACTCGTTTCCGCCTTTGTGGTACCTACCTTTTTCTTCTTGTGCCTGTATGGGGTGTTTCATCATGCTGCAGATCAGGCTGGTATGGACTACACGGCGGTTGTGTTGGGGGGATGCTTGTTCCAAGGGGCCATGTTTTCCGCAGCGGCATCTGCAATGGTGGTCGCCCGAGACATCGACGATGGATTTGTGATGCGCGTGGCGGCGACCTCTCGTTCGCTGGTGCCATACGCCGTGGGTCGACTGCTCGTTGATTGCACTCGGGCGCTCGCTTCCAGCGTTGTTCTTATCTTGATTGCTATGCTGCTGGACTACCGTCCCACTGTGGCCGAGTTTGCGGTGGCGATTGGTGTGACCCTGCTGGTTTCGCTGGTGTTGGCTTTGCTGGCGGATTCCATTGTGTTTGTGAGCAAACGGCCCGTAGCCGTCGCGAGCGGGATCCAATCATTTGAAATGCTTGCGCTGCTGTATTCCACCGCGTTTGTGCCTGCGGACGCTTTGAGCGGAACAACAAAAACTCTGGTCACATATTCCCCAGTGAGTCCGCTCGTGGAGCTTATCCGATACGAAGACATGGGGAGCGGGCGCGTATGGACGGCGATCGCGTACGCATCAGTTGCGCTGTTGGTGGGAACCGTGGTGCTGATTCAAGGCACCAAGAAGAAGGAGTGGTAG